The following DNA comes from Musa acuminata AAA Group cultivar baxijiao chromosome BXJ1-4, Cavendish_Baxijiao_AAA, whole genome shotgun sequence.
ccctctcttaCATCCCCTCCAAGCAGCACCTCCGACCAAGACCCCGCCTGTCCACCGTCTCCTGCACCGCCGTCCACCCTGCTCCCGCCTCCGTCTCCGTCACCAAGGATCAGGGCCGCATCTTTAACTTCGCCGCGGGACCGGCCACCCTTCCGGAGTCCGTGATCCTGAAGGCCCAGTCGGAGCTGTACAACTACCATGGCTCCGGCATGAGTATTATGGAGATGAGCCACCGCGGCAAGGAGTTCGATGCCGTCATCAAGAACGCTGAGTCCGACCTCCGCCGCCTCCTCGCCGTCCCTGACGACTACGCCGTCCTCTTCCTCCAGGGCGGCGCCACCACCCAGTTTGCCGCCGTTCCCCTCAACCTCTGCGCACCCGACGATGCTGCGGACTACATCGTCACCGGATCGTGGGGCGACAAGGCCTTCAAAGAAGCCCAGAAGTTCTGCAACCCTAATCTCATCTGGTCTGGTAAATCTGACAAATACACCAAGATCCCGCCTTTTGAAGGCCTCGAGCAGAACCCCAACGCCAAGTACCTGCACATTTGCGCCAACGAGACGATCCACGGGGTGGAGTTCAAGAACTACCCCACGCCAAACAATAAAGATGCAATCTTGGTGGCCGATATGTCATCCAATTTCTGCTCGAAGCCCGTTGACGTATCGAAGTTCGGCGTGATCTATGCTGGCGCGCAGAAGAACGTCGGTCCGTCCGGTGTCACGATCGTGATAGTCCGAAAAGATCTTATTGGCAACGCCCAACCGATCACACCCGTGATGCTGGACTACAAAATCCATGCTGATAGCGCTTCCCTCTACAACACTCCCCCATGCTTCACGATCTACATTTGTGGACTTGTGTTTGCGGACCTGCTGGAGCAGGGTGGCTTGGTAGAGGTGGAGAAGAAGAACGCCAAGAAGGCAGGAATTCTCTATGATGCTATTGATGGGAGTGACGGGTTCTATGTGTGCCCGGTTGAGAAATCAGTTAGATCACTGATGAACGTGCCGTTTACACTTGAGAAGACAGATCTTGAGAAGAAATTCATCGAGGAGGCTGCCAAAGAAGGGATGATTCAACTCAAGGGTCATCGCTCAGTGGGTGGTGTTCGGGCTTCCATATACAATGCAATGCCGTTGGCAGGAGTGGAGAAGCTTGTTGCTTTCATGA
Coding sequences within:
- the LOC135643711 gene encoding phosphoserine aminotransferase 2, chloroplastic-like is translated as MAAASTPQSFLLQHPLYPSLKTLSYIPSKQHLRPRPRLSTVSCTAVHPAPASVSVTKDQGRIFNFAAGPATLPESVILKAQSELYNYHGSGMSIMEMSHRGKEFDAVIKNAESDLRRLLAVPDDYAVLFLQGGATTQFAAVPLNLCAPDDAADYIVTGSWGDKAFKEAQKFCNPNLIWSGKSDKYTKIPPFEGLEQNPNAKYLHICANETIHGVEFKNYPTPNNKDAILVADMSSNFCSKPVDVSKFGVIYAGAQKNVGPSGVTIVIVRKDLIGNAQPITPVMLDYKIHADSASLYNTPPCFTIYICGLVFADLLEQGGLVEVEKKNAKKAGILYDAIDGSDGFYVCPVEKSVRSLMNVPFTLEKTDLEKKFIEEAAKEGMIQLKGHRSVGGVRASIYNAMPLAGVEKLVAFMKDFQGRHL